A region from the Tigriopus californicus strain San Diego chromosome 9, Tcal_SD_v2.1, whole genome shotgun sequence genome encodes:
- the LOC131886045 gene encoding protein strawberry notch homolog 1-like (The sequence of the model RefSeq protein was modified relative to this genomic sequence to represent the inferred CDS: added 44 bases not found in genome assembly) — protein sequence MSKSATSMASARPIHKDEFDSDSEEEAEAMAVGPPIRSAPKPADEEDDSDFEDPDEIEVPGGGSTLQYVPSGNEPAPSTSSMPALPTLPTLPSGSSLLRGSMSQIKPNNSLLKRTPAPAAKSNVSIPLIDLEDDSGLEILKEIPGHSARGFGGPSMSSLAALAGIGGDVGGVLGANGFNPFLPASVLSAQDPFFMKQGLGGRNNPTDILQKSLQNGGLSRLMGMNPYSMSGMSGFPPGMNNYALGSGGGIMSGPLQSRQISNLWLNSGYRHQGESQEDEEVANEDEDDMGVIETYSNYWPSKLKIGKSHPDPVVETASLASVEPPDVWYDLSIPDPTIDEGKLSALQLESITYASQQHEKFLPDGNRAGFLIGDGAGVGKGRTIAGLIFENYCKGRKRAIWVSVSNDLKYDAERDLKDIGAGHVEVHFLSKMKYAKINSSTNNNVRKGVIYATYSALIGESQAGGKYKTRLKQLLHWCGEDFDGLILFDECHKAKNLCPNGAGKPTKTGQTVLELQQKLPKARIIYASATGASEPKHMAYMVRLGIWGPGSPFKDFSEFLGAVEKRGVGAMEIVAMDMKLRGMYIARQLSFQGVGFRVDEIEIPRDIVDIYNKSVDLWVDLLHKFEEAAALVDADKKMKKTMWGQYWSSHQRFFKYLCIAAKVRHVVKIASEVIKMGKCVVIGLQSTGEARTIEAIEREEELTDFVSTAKGVLQSLIEKHFPAPDRAKINRLLGKTSILDDLGIKTEDKKSIPIIPIPSSSSSSITSSVKNENGNGKRKPKRQASQRKKKMKFAMDSGEDSGSDFEMSEDEDEDDDDDDHDDDDDDDIDEDASEEDFNPFGSGSDDEDDPWARKRKQKRVNKKKPKKEESQTRPVWPNLIPPKKEENGGLGGTLATPNAFINQGPPQSNVDRACQMKQDFLARIERLGNALPANTLDQLIDELGGPENVAEMTGRKGRVVQDENGDVRYESRSEQDIPLETLNLHEKDRFMRGEKDVAIISEAASSGISLQADRRVKNRKRRVHMTLELPWSADRAIQQFGRTHRSNQVSAPEYILLISDLAGEHRFASIVAKRLESLGALTHGDRRATESRDLSRFNIDNKYGRSALEATFKAIMGYESPVVKPPSDYKGDFFKDIADGLVGVGLITQSEDCPGVLTLDKGYNDISKFLNRILGMKVHLQNMLFKYFSDTLEAIISQAKRSGKYDQGILDVGVSEEDHVELVRTHSFKQKHATGTAKIELHVLHVERGMSWDAVKEKWEELVGVDEGFYVSHQVRNGKKTAILAVQVEDEKRTSTGGKREKKFLIYRPNTGQQVKQETLTELKKKYKKVGKDEAESHWKAQYQSSVKTCSHAYWKGNCKNMTMGMKCEIGLRRKTYNVLCGSVLSVWTKVEEVLTHDGNRRGAASKMQVVRLKLENDKRIVGSLIPNSALTSLLKVLSADSQDSEETIY from the exons ATGTCCAAATCCGCCACCTCCATG GCCAGCGCCCGCCCCATTCACAAGGACGAATTCGATTCGGACTCTGAGGAGGAGGCCGAAGCTATGGCTGTCGGACCCCCGATACGGAGTGCGCCCAAACCGGCCGATGAGGAGGATGACTCGGATTTTGAAGACCCGGATGAGATCGAGGTGCCAGGCGGGGGCTCCACCTTACAATATGTGCCCTCGGGCAATGAGCCGGCGCCTTCTACCTCGTCCATGCCCGCTCTGCCCACGCTGCCCACGCTGCCCAGTGGGTCGAGTCTACTCCGCGGGTCCATGTCCCAAATCAAGCCCAATAACAGCCTATTGAAACGGACCCCCGCCCCTGCTGCTAAGAGTAATGTTTCCATTCCGCTCATTGACCTGGAAGACGATAGCGGATTGGAAATATTGAAAGAGATTCCGGGCCATTCAGCCCGTGGCTTTGGCGGGCCTTCCATGTCCTCATTGGCCGCCTTAGCCGGCATCGGCGGCGATGTGGGCGGCGTGCTCGGGGCCAATGGCTTCAACCCCTTTCTCCCGGCCAGCGTGTTGTCGGCTCAGGATCCGTTCTTCATGAAACAAGGCTTGGGTGGACGCAACAATCCCACCGATATTCTACAGAAAT CCCTCCAGAACGGCGGTCTGTCCAGACTGATGGGCATGAATCCGTACTCCATGTCGGGCATGAGCGGCTTCCCACCAGGCATGAACAACTACGCCCTAGGGTCCGGCGGTGGCATTATGTCCGGACCGCTTCAAAGCCGACAAATCTCGAACTTGTGGCTCAACTCTGGTTACCGACATCAAGGCGAGTCTCAAGAAGACGAGGAGGTCGCCaacgaggacgaagacgatATGGGAGTCATCGAAACCTACTCCAACTATTGGCCGTCCAAACTCAAGATTGGCAAGAGCCATCCGGACCCAGTGGTAGAAACCGCCTCTCTGGCCAGTGTTGAGCCCCCGGATGTTTGGTACGACCTCTCCATCCCAGACCCAACCATAGACGAAGGCAAGCTCTCGGCTCTGCAATTGGAATCCATCACTTACGCCTCACAACAGCACGAAAAATTCCTGCCCGACGGAAATCGGGCTGGATTTCTCATCGGCGACGGTGCGGGTGTGGGCAAAGGACGAACCATCGCGGGATTGATCTTTGAAAACTACTGCAAAGGTCGTAAGCGAGCTATTTGGGTCTCTGTGTCcaatgacttgaaatatgACGCCGAGCGAGACCTCAAAGACATTGGAGCCGGACACGTCGAGGTCCACTTCCTCAGCAAA atgaaatatgccaaaatCAATTCCTCCACTAACAATAACGTGCGCAAAGGCGTGATATATGCCACGTATTCCGCTCTGATCGGCGAATCCCAGGCCGGGGGAAAGTACAAGACAAGACTAAAACAATTGCTCCATTGGTGTGGTGAGGACTTTGACGGACTCATTCTGTTCGACGAGTGCCACAAAGCCAAGAACTTGTGTCCCAATGGAGCGGGGAAGCCCACCAAAACCGGCCAGACCGTCCTTGAGCTTCAGCAGAAGCTACCTAAGGCCAGGATCATCTACGCTTCGGCCACAGGGGCCTCCGAGCCCAAGCACATGGCTTACATGGTTCGATTGGGGATATGGGGTCCTGGCTCTCCTTTCAAAGATTTTAGCGAGTTCTTGGGCGCAGTGGAGAAACG GGGCGTGGGCGCGATGGAAATCGTGGCCATGGATATGAAGCTCCGGGGAATGTACATTGCTCGTCAATTGTCATTCCAAGGCGTGGGTTTCCGCGTGGACGAGATCGAGATCCCACGGGATATCGTCGACATCTACAACAAGTCGGTGGACTTGTGGGTGGATTTGTTGCACAAATTCGAGGAAGCCGCCGCATTGGTGGATGCTgacaagaagatgaagaagacaaTGTGGGGCCAATATTGGAGCTCTCATCAGCGGTTCTTTAAGTACTTGTGTATCGCAGCCAAGGTCAGACATGTGGTCAAAATCGCCTCAGAGGTGATCAAGATGGGCAAGTGTGTAGTCATTGGTCTCCAGTCCACGGGTGAAGCCAGAACGATCGAGGCCATCGAGCGAGAAGAGGAACTCACCGACTTTGTATCCACTGCCAAGGGCGTGCTCCAATCCTTGATTGAAAAGCACTTCCCCGCCCCTGATCGGGCCAAGATCAACCGCCTGTTGGGCAAAACCTCGATTCTAGACGACCTCGGTATCAAAACAGAGGACAAAAAGAGCATTCCGATCATCCCCATaccctcgtcgtcgtcgtcctcgatCACTTCATCGGTGAAAAACGAAAACGGAAACGGGAAACGGAAACCGAAACGACAGGCCTCACAAcgaaagaagaagatgaaattCGCCATGGATTCTGGCGAGGATTCGGGCTCAGATTTCGAAATGTCCgaggatgaagacgaagatgacgacgacgacgaccacgacgacgacgacgacgatgacatCGATGAAGATGCTTCGGAAGAGGATTTTAATCCCTTTGGATCGGGTAGCGATGACGAGGACGACCCTTGGGCAAGAAAACGCAAGCAAAAGAGGGTGAACAAGAAGAagccgaaaaa ccaaaaaggaagagaacGGCGGCTTAGGCGGCACTTTGGCCACTCCCAACGCTTTTATCAACCAAGGACCCCCTCAAAGTAACGTCGATCGAGCTTGTCAGAtgaaacaggattttttagcACGAATAGAACGTCTCGGCAATGCCCTCCCCGCCAACACGTTGGACCAGCTCATTGACGAATTGGGTGGACCCGAGAATGTGGCCGAGATGACTGGCCGAAAAGGTCGTGTCGTCCAGGACGAAAACGGCGATGTCCGTTATGAATCACGCTCAGAACAAGACATTCCCCTGGAGACGCTCAATCTGCACGAGAAGGATCGATTCATGCGAGGCGAGAAAGATGTGGCCATCATCTCGGAGGCGGCCTCCAGTGGAATCTCACTCCAAGCGGATCGCCGAGTAAAGAATCGCAAGCGACGTGTGCACATGACTTTAGAATTGCCGTGGTCTGCGGATCGCGCTATCCAACAGTTCGGTCGAACCCATCGATCGAACCAAGTGTCCGCTCCCGAATACATTCTACTCATATCCGACCTGGCCGGAGAGCACCGATTCGCGTCCATCGTGGCCAAACGTCTCGAAAGTCTG GGTGCTCTAACGCACGGTGATCGTCGCGCAACGGAATCTCGAGACTTGTCTCGATTTAatattgacaacaaatatgGTCGATCGGCTCTCGAAGCCACTTTCAAAGCCATCATGGGCTACGAAAGTCCCGTGGTCAAACCTCCCTCCGATTACAAGGGAGATTTCTTCAAAG ATATCGCCGACGGTTTAGTTGGTGTAGGCCTCATAACTCAAAGTGAAGACTGTCCTGGAGTTCTGACTCTGGACAAAGGCTATAATGACATCTCGAAATTCCTCAATCGCATCCTCGGGATGAAAGTGCACCTACAGAACATGCTCTTCAAATACTTCTCCGACACGCTCGAAGCCATTATCAGTCAAGCCAAACGCTCCGGAAAATACGACCAAGGCATTCTGGACGTGGGCGTGAGCGAAGAGGATCACGTGGAATTGGTTCGCACTCACAGTTTCAAGCAGAAACACGCCACAGGAACGGCCAAAATCGAGTTACACGTGCTCCATGTAGAGCGGGGCATGTCTTGGGACGCAGTGAAAGAAAAGTGGGAAGAACTGGTGGGCGTGGACGAGGGATTTTATGTATCACATCAAGTGAGGAACGGCAAGAAGACGGCCATACTAGCAGTTCAGGTTGAAGACGAAAAGCGCACGTCCACGGGAGGAAAGCGGGAGAAGAAGTTCCTCATCTATCGGCCCAACACTGGTCAACAG GTGAAACAAGAAACGTTAACCGAACTGAAGAAGAAGTACAAGAAAGTCGGCAAGGACGAGGCCGAGTCCCATTGGAAGGCGCAATATCAATCCTCGGTTAAAACTTGCTCACACGCCTACTG GAAAGGTAACTGCAAGAACATGACAATGGGCATGAAGTGCGAGATAGGGCTTCGCCGAAAGACCTACAATGTTCTTTGTGGGTCCGTATTATCCGTTTGGACCAAAGTGGAAGAGGTGCTCACTCACGATGGAAATCGCAGAGGGGCTGCATCAAAAATGCAG GTTGTCAGATTAAAATTGGAAAACGACAAGAGGATTGTGGGTTCCTTGATCCCCAATTCGGCCCTCACCTCGTTGTTAAAGGTCCTATCAGCCGACTCTCAAGACTCGGAAGAAACCATTTACTAG
- the LOC131886048 gene encoding ester hydrolase C11orf54 homolog encodes MGNSEPAPVLTPIPAESLSVEIQPLHQPDLKKLASVLENGLKQTFEEASVSVQTCPDLTQAPFNLAAPGLCGQAKILDVGGCPYLFPLAQREKFYDIKDFPKLVQAAEDKPQLMIGAGAAPWTFLSRNAEMMTNILIDPQGQVLKQNTKIARTFDDNNEYEVINLPETEHKMSILSNLLMSEGRPGPVLAIKCKKRIGPDNFVTALRKVLVENYPKDSIGLGGTFVVQTGKVKVHIMPELSSCPLTTDAQVENWLKFFEINAPFTCLSVLVSNDPGLDLRVEHSHGFNDRGDGGHYHYDTTPDETEYLAYYSVAQHVCRIDRPVESHQIGRD; translated from the exons ATGGGTAATTCTGAGCCCGCCCCTGTCCTGACCCCCATCCCGGCAGAGTCATTGTCCGTCGAGATTCAACCGCTCCATCAACCGGATTTGAAAAAACTAGCCTCGG tGTTGGAGAATGGCCTCAAGCAGACGTTCGAGGAAGCCTCCGTCTCGGTCCAAACGTGTCCGGATTTGACCCAGGCACCTTTTAATTTGGCAGCCCCGG GTCTCTGCGGGCAAGCCAAGATTTTGGATGTGGGCGGATGTCCCTACTTATTCCCTCTGGCTCAGCGGGAAAAGTTCTATGACATAAAGGATTTTCCTAAATTGGTTCAGGCTGCGGAGGACAAGCCTCAATTGATGATTGGTGCTGGGGCCGCCCCATGGACGTTTCTGTCTCGAAATGCGGAG ATGATGACCAATATTCTGATTGACCCGCAAGGCCAGGTGTTGAAGCAAAATACTAAAATCGCCCGAACCTTTGACGATAACAATGAGTATGAGGTGATCAATTTACCGGAGACCGAACACAAAATGAGCATCCTCA GCAACTTGTTGATGTCCGAAGGGCGTCCTGGGCCAGTTTTGGCCATAAAATGCAAGAAACGAATCGGTCCCGACAACTTTGTGACCGCTCTGAGGAAAGTTCTCGTTGAAAACTACCCCAAAGACTCGATCGGATTGGGTGGAACTTTTGTGGTCCAAACTGGCAAGGTGAAAGTCCACATCATGCCCGAGTTGTCCTCGTGTCCTCTAACAACGGATGCTCAGGTGGAAAACTGGCTCAAGTTTTTCGAGATCAACGCTCCTTTCACTTGTCTCTCGGTTCTCGTCTCCAACGATCCG GGATTGGATTTAAGAGTAGAGCACTCTCACGGATTTAATGACCGTGGCGATGGAGGCCACTATCACTACGACACCACGCCGGATGAGACTGAATATCTAGCATACTACTCGGTGGCTCAAC ATGTGTGTCGAATCGACCGTCCGGTCGAGAGTCATCAAATTGGGCGAGATTAA